CCATTGTTCAAGGAACCAAACAGATACTCAGAAATCGCTGATCCACTTCTGCTAGGAGAATTCCCAGTTAAAGGGCTAAATCAAGCAGTTGCAGTAGCAGCAATGTGTCTACAAGAGGAAGCAGGAGTTCGGCCATTGATGAGCGATGTAGTTAGTGCTCTGAGTTGCCTTGGAGGAAGTCCAGCTGAAGCAGGAGCTGTTACACATGATTCTTTACCTTCACCGCCATCAGAACATGTCGGAGATGATGAAGACAGCACACGAGAACGTCAACTAGCAGTGGCAGAAGCCATGGAATGGGGCTCAAACTCAAGGCATGCAAGGTCTCAGTATGGAAGTTCTTCTTCATTGTAATTAATTATATGTCTGTCGAATATATGGATGGAATATGGGTTTTGCTTggagaaattttttatatattgttcTATGTAATTAACCCACTTGTAAAGAAGTTACTGATGATGGGAAGAGAATGGAACATgagctgaaaaaaaaaaaggaaaaaagatgaAATGAGGATGAAGACCTGAGAAAAAGCATAATGTTTTACAAGCATTCATTGGATGCTTCATCAATGTTCTATCAAATAAGATATGAACTACAGAAAGACCAAAGTTTTGGTTGGTTTCACTTATTCTGCTCTCAGAAGCTTGATGAATTTTACATTAAACTTctcaaatatattaaatttgaaccAAACTAACTATCTAAGACTAACCGAAGGAGGCGCAGTTTTAAGGAACACATTATTCATATCCCAAAGGATTCAACATACATTTTTTTCGTATCCAGAATTACATTAAAAcgaaaaatatttatgaaaagcTCAATATCAGAAGAGTCTGAAACATGTTAAATTTGAGTGCAGCACTAATTCATATTAAAAGAGAAATGCTTAAAACCGCACATTGTCTCTATCCCAATTCGAATTTAATAAAATCTCTTGTCTCTCCATCTTCATTCTTAGTATGCatagtttaaataaataaatgaataaatagttaaaattttgaaaaaatagaaattaatttttgaaatgaagagataaaaaatattcaaaatttattaaaatataaaaactaaatagtttTTCTCTAGAAATATATTATTGTCTTCTGCACTTGTTTTTCCAATCCTCAGAAATTCTATGAAGTTACTATGGAAATTTCTAATTGGAATATCATTTCAATTTGTCACGATTCAATTAATTGTTGTTGCATTCATGTGTCAAGAGAGTGGAGCTTAACATCCTTCACCCAACTGAAACGCTTGCTCGCCAAAGATAGTGAAGAAAATAGAAATAGTGAATGAAGTTTATGAAAattacttaaaagaaaaaattactatataaatctctaaattttaatgaaattaattagttaatttttataattcttaaaattaattaaaatgtctattattattataaccATTTAGTCCTTCCGTTGAAGAATTCCGTTGGTAAAAAGAGAGAATACTTTCAAATTCCAAAAACCTTCTCCTTGAAAATCTTCACTTGTTTATCCTCTATGAAACCCACCAATCCAAAATGAGCAGACCCTCCACCTCTTCTCTTTGATTTGAGACTCATAACTAGCAGTCTTAATGGGTTATAATCAACCTTTTGCTCAGATTTCTCTAATTCACAGGTTTTATGATGTGCTTTCTCATCACTCGTCTTATATTCAATATGATCAATAATCTAAGAACCTTTTGGCCATCTAACCTGCCCCTAAAAGCATGGACTTTCGAATTTGTGAAGgcgtttaggccgccgaacctgccctcgaaagtccctcactttcggattTGTGAGGGacctttggccgccaaacctgccgccgaaagtcccctgcccagcttTCCTTTActtgttttatgtgcatgttttgttatgttttagggGAGTTTTTGGGaaattgtttagagtcatgtaatagttatgtttggtccctcatttgagttcatctgtgtaggatcagacctaggagaccatagaggcctgcagtgagataactgcactagttttaggcgagcgtcagctagaggtgagtagaactgaactatttttttaaagtaactaaactttttaagcatgttcacgcatcatgaatgtcatgtttatgtattaggctgtttgcattagaactcacgaatatgatcattgcataatttactgttgatgtggatggatattggatgatccactagccctctagtatgatatgttatgacggatatggaaagatcaggacttgcccattctacggcccggacattatggatatgtatgttatgtttaagcgtccaaattttataaataatttaaatacaagTTAAATCCATAAAATTCTGCACACATAAAATATGGAAACAACTATAATTGAAATCTTCTACAAACAATAAACTCATAAATTTATTGTACATCCAAACAACTCAACTAAATAATCCTACATCTCTAAAGTTTTAAAGACCGAAAAATCTTGAAAATCAAAATAGCAAAAAAAATAACCATCACCCATCGATCCAATTGATGGAGAGAGTGGTCATCGACGAAGTGTCCGTCAGCAAAAGAGAGACAAGTAGTAAAGGAAACAACCATCGAACAATGAAGACGAAGAAAACTAAAATAGCTAAAaggcaaagaaagaaaaaacaacACGACacatgaaaattgaaaattgagagagaagataaaattaaaaagaaaatgaagggTAAAAGAGATGAGAGAAAATTTAGTTAGTGAGATAGATAGGATTTGTTCAAGATtgtacatatatataatcagtttgattcgattagTTTAATTCATTCAGTtagattttcaatttaattactcACTTCTAGTTAAATTTCTCAATTAACAAGGGCATTTATGATTTTTTCATTCAAGGTGATTAAATGgttgtattttaaaataataaataatattttaattgatattaaaagttataaaaactaattagttaattttactaaaattaaggTACTCCATAATAATTTACCATTAACTCAATGCAACATTTCTctcagagtttttttttttttttttttaaatccggAACGGAGAACTTTTTCTTAAGGGACcagtattatatatataattgatttaaaaaattatttattatactactaagtattaaaataagcgtatttcatttttcttttctgtatAGGGCATTTGATTTTAGGATTAAATGTTAAGAAATTCTAAACCTTTagtgttttattaattttagtcaatttttttattaattttaacctaatttaaaattttggcgTTGATTTTAGGattaaatgtttaaaaattctaaaactttagtgttttattaattttagtgattttttttaattaattttaacctaatttaaaattttgatgttgattttaagttaaaattgaGATCGAGAATTACTGGTATAACAACTGattgaatattaatattttaattatattgctgacgtaaataaaagttttataataaaaaatctaaaatttttagatttttattaatttaattttaaagttttattttaactataactaactgattaattttaatttaaattaattaaaattaatattttattacttaatataataaaattttaatatatatatatttttatatatgatacataagtaaatataatttatcaccacataataaattatttttattgatacgattcaattttaatataatatttttatttaattatattaattaatgatcATAATTTCtgcttatttttctaaaaaatatttaaatataaatattttaaatggtaTAATTTGTACAGTTAAGTGCAGAATGAAATTCACTTCGGGCGAATATTAATCCCTACCCAATTATGTCTGtttattattgttaaaattattatacttattataataagtaatttttttaaaaatatataacatataataattaatactaaataactacctataataaaaaaaatacataattattactatttctttaaaaaatattaaaaaaataaaaatattaagacaTTGTTATATATTTActtagatatttttttatggTAATAagtaatatttctaaaaaaatgtataaaatataataattaacactaaataattaataataataataataaaatacataattgctaccatttctttaaaaaatataaaaaataaaaatattaagaaatttttttatattcttttatattaaacaatttttatatatatttacttagatatttttatatcaccataaaaattaactttttttacaTAATTACAATCCACACTAaagaatatttaatattttcaaaatattaattatacatacttacttaaattttttaaaaaaataattaatttaaaaaataaaaaattatctcaAACATTActtcaaataatataatattgttaattataaaatattatatctattttattcataaatatattaaaaatacacattaaataaaaaaattataaattatactaaataaagtaaataaacatattaattttttattttactgaataagaaaatattaattttaaataatttaaataaagattaatcaattagttataattaaattaataatttaaaattaaaatataattaacaaatatcaaaaaattttaaattttttattataaaacttttaaattagtagataatattaaataaaatattaatatttatgtcaTGTCCACCATTTAAGCCTTGATActaactatatttttttttttaccggcAGATTGCATTGATCAAGGCCCACAAGGGAAAATTACGAAGCAAATAAGCCCAAAAGCCCAAAACAAACAACCCGTCCCAACCCAGAAAAGCCCAGAAATCCAACCCAAAAACTCCTCAAATCAGACCCGATCCAACCAGAACCATCCACCAAGAAATCCAGAAACTAGATACTTCCAGAATTCCAGCAGCACCGCCGACCACCGTCTTGCTACGCCGATTACCGCCAAAAGAAGAGAAGGCTGAAAAAACGTCGAAACCGCAAAAAACAAGGCACCCAACAAGACGCGTTGAAGAACCCGAAAAACCAAGAAAACGGCATCAACGAAACAGGATGTTATAAGATTTCCAGACAAGGAAGCATCAAAGACCAACTCCAGGAGGCGGCGGGCAAATCTCACCGGCGTCTCAATCTCATGTAGCCTGAGGGAAGCCAAAACGACAACATTTGGCCGATTTGGCCGATCACTCCCCGGAAATAGCATCACCTACACCATGCATGGACCTCCCGAGCAAAAGAAGCAGAGCCCACTCCCACAGCACAACACCAAATCTGCAAAACCTTCGCCGAGTAACAACACAGACCTGGAAACAAACCCCCAAAAACACTACCACCAAAAATCGAAAGAAACACAAACATATCTCGTTTGAAAGCGAACCCCAGACTGAAGTACCAAAACTGTACAAAAACAACAAAATACCTTCCCTTTCGGGCAGGAAGGACCAACGGCTGACGCTGCCGTTTCCTTTCTCTCTCCTCTCACTTCGCTCTCGCTTTCTCTCGAACAAACCATACAATTGGTTGGTGATATTAACTATAATCAATACATATTTGTTGGGCTGTTCAATTTTATCAGAATGATATTTaattaacatttttattttttaatttaattatatcattattaataatctAAATCTTATACTAATTTGATCAATTGGATAAAATTAtaccaaaattcaaaattttggcttgaattatttaaatttaaagttttttaaattaaacctttaaaataaatttttactataataaaatttatttatttatataaatataatcataACAATTTATGGAAACCTGAGACACGTGCGTTGAAAGACTTCTTTCTTAAAGGTTTTCTTTCCTGAAATTATTTCTTTAAAGGTGGAACATAAAATCAGAattgtatttaattaaataaaataaaacatgaaGGGCTAAATTGCAAGTTTCCCAAAAGTACAAGGGCTTTTACATGCAACAAGCCAAAATAATGCTGACTACGAATTCCAGTCCCAATTTCTAACTCTGATTCACTGCAACATTCAGATTCCCATATCTTTGCATCACTCTCCTAGTCGCAAGGGCTGCAGCTTCACTCGCACGCAATGTACCAGTAGCCATTATAGCTGCAAATTCACGACTTATCTCCTCCTGCACCTTGCCCCTAGCATCCCCAAGAGGGTCTCCTGCAATCCCATTCACTGATTGCTTTTCTACTCCTGAAGGTTTGACAGCTACTGGCTTCTCTGATACTGTTGGCTCCTCAGACTTGGTGTCTTCAGATTTCACTGCTTTATTGGCCGCTCCGACAACTGTGTTTGCGGATGCAGTAGGACCGTTAACTAAGGATTTATTAATAACTGTTGAAGGCTGAGGCCTGAATTGTGGAGCTTGAGGGACAGCTCCGGCTCTTAATGTTGTCTCCAGATTTTGTATCATAGGCACTACAATTCAGAAGAGCAGGCATTAGATGATCAACCACTAAAACAAACGATAAGAAAAGAAGCATGACTGTTAATCACTGGAATTAACCAAGCCAATCAACAATTTATCAGGCACTCATGATGACAATGCACATataatttgatgaaattttcacTTCGAGAATATACAACAGAACTGAGAAATCAATCAGCCAATTTGCCTATTTTAAACAACAAAAACCAATTGCTCTATGTAACCCCCACCCCACCCCACCCCAGCGAAATAAgtgtcctttttttttaataggtaAGGGAAGCATTTGATTGCCTTTGATCAGTCATCAAGAAAAATTTCAGAATCAGGATTATTCATTTCAAATCATAAAAAGACTAGAACACAGTTAAAAAGCATTCAAAAGATAATCTATATTTCCATATTACAGcattaaaaaaagaagagaagggGGATTTTGGTTGGTGGGGGGGGGGGAGCAAAGTAGGCGAAGAATAAAGGTAAGCAGTAACTCACTTATAAGAGCACCCATTGGACTGCTCATAACTTCATTAGGAAGCTGAAGAATATATTCTGGAATGGTCACACCCACCAAAAATTGTGCAACCTCATTACTGAAGTTGTTGCAGTTATGAGAAAGCAAACTGTATGTTTCGGCAGTATAACGGGGACTAATTTCCTGCAAATACACTTCAAATACATCTTGCGGTACATGTGTGATACCCAAATCTACCACTTTAATTGGTGTTCCATATGGGGTTCTTCCAGCAGGGTCATGTTGTATGCCTCCCCCAAAATAGTATTCGTTACCATATACCACTACTCCTGTGTGCCTACCATACAAGAACAAAATAATCAGATTGCAAATAAGAAAAAGGAATATACAATAATTGAATGCTATGAATCTTGTAGGTTTAATGGCACACAAGAAGGAAACGGGTTAACAACCTTTGCAAGTAATAGTCTTAGTGACTTCCAGTAATAAAAGTTGGAATTTACCCGTATCAACCATCGACACACTATGATATCATATTGGTCCTATTGATAAATTACTTTGCCCCAATATATCTTCATAAAGCAAAGGGccaccaaaaataaaattaagctcATAAAAACTACACATCTCAAATAAATGCCAGAAAACACTTCCTAGTTTGATacgaaaagaaaaggaaagagtaGAACATGCTCATAAACAATCAAGATACCCAGTTAGTATAATTTTGGCAAGAGCTGAGGAGGTTACTCTTGCAGTGCTGCAAGGCAATGAGAGGGCCCTTGACTGAATGCATGTTCCTATAAGTAGAGAAGCTAATTAGTCGGAACATCCCTCAACGTGGTTCTTGTAAACTCAACACAGATGGTGCTTTTGAGGTTGATTTGGGAATAGCCACCGCTGGCGAGATCATATGCAAGTTTACTCAAGGACTGTAGTTGGGTATGAGAATCATGATTTTGGAGATTGATGTGAGGGTCTTTCAATGCTTGTATCTTGCATGGGAAAAAGAATGGTAGAAGAATTATTTTGGAGATTGACAGCTCATGTGTGGCACCCATGTTGAAGAAAGGCAACTGCTAAGTGAATGAGAACCATGGTTTGGTGAATAGAATTCATCGTTGTACAAAAAGTGGGATGTTGATGTAAGACACTGCCATAGATAATTCAGGAACATACAAGTTAGCCAACTAAAACAGTGCATTTTCCACCAAAGCCTTCATGCACTTCATCAACCCCATGCTTAAGGTATATATTAAGAGATGTCAATATTCCTAGAACGTGTAATTGTAGTTAACATCACAGTTTTAGCCCCCCATTTACACAGATTAGCATTTCCATACTCGATTTAGATAAAAGCTTGTCCAGCTAATAATAGGACATATTAGCCCTATTGGCATTGCATAGCAATGGTACATGTTCTCAGTTTTGTACGAGGCTAACCAACATACAGTTAACCAATCTGCCAATCTCTGCCTAAAATAAACTTTTCATCTAGAAGTCCTTAACCAAGCCTCAATTAGTGCATTTGACTCATTTATCCGTTTGAGAATTTCTGAGAGTGCAAGTGTCTAACACTATTT
This genomic interval from Manihot esculenta cultivar AM560-2 chromosome 12, M.esculenta_v8, whole genome shotgun sequence contains the following:
- the LOC110608035 gene encoding desumoylating isopeptidase 1, whose product is MAEEGHRVALNVYDLSQGLARQLSTTFLGKAIEGIWHTGVVVYGNEYYFGGGIQHDPAGRTPYGTPIKVVDLGITHVPQDVFEVYLQEISPRYTAETYSLLSHNCNNFSNEVAQFLVGVTIPEYILQLPNEVMSSPMGALIMPMIQNLETTLRAGAVPQAPQFRPQPSTVINKSLVNGPTASANTVVGAANKAVKSEDTKSEEPTVSEKPVAVKPSGVEKQSVNGIAGDPLGDARGKVQEEISREFAAIMATGTLRASEAAALATRRVMQRYGNLNVAVNQS